The Nocardia sp. NBC_00508 nucleotide sequence CGGGTGCGCAGGCTCTCGGTCGCTACGACACCGACCAACTCACGCTGATCCTCGACTTCCTGCGCACCGCGCTCGCCGTCCATGGTGAGCAGACCGATCGCATCGTGTCGAAAGGCTGATCGGGGCGTGCGGATTCGCGGCGTCAGCCAAGGTGCTCGTTCCCTCGGTACCGATGAATTCCACCTTGCTCGTACGTCTCACTAGATGGAGATGTTCCCTCGCTCAGGAGATTCGATGACCCCGGAATTCGACTTCGAACCGGCCGCTACCGCGCTCGAGACGGTGGTCGTCCGCATTGCCGACGACCAGCTCACCTTGCCGACGCCTTGTGCCGACACCACCGTGCGTGACCTCCTCGTGCACGTCGTCGACCTGACCGAAGCATTCCGTCAGGCCGCCACCAAAGAATCGGTGGGCGGTTCCGTCGCGCCGAACACGAGCACGGACCGGCCGCTCGTTCCGGACTGGCGCAGCAGGATTCCCGCGCAGTCGAGGGCACTCGTCTCCGCGTGGCGCGAAGCCGCCGCGTGGGACGGTGCCACCGAAGCGGGCGGCGTCACGATGCCCGCCTCCGTCATGGCCATGGTCGCGCTGGACGAATTGGTCATCCACTGCTGGGACCTCGCCAAGGCGACCGGTCAGGAACCGCGCCATGCCCCCGCCGACCTCGCGGTGCTCGTCGAATTCCTGGCGGATACGCCACCCGAAGGAACACCGGGGCTGTTCGGCCCGGTGGTACCGATCCCTGCCGAGGCGCCTGCGCTGCACCGGGTTCTGGGTCTCACCGGGCGTGACCCGGTTTGGACCCCTTAGCCTGCGGTCGAGGCTGGGGTCGTGGTGATCGGGATGGCCCACATTGCCGCACAACCGCCGAAGTCAGGTCAGGGCGGTCTGCTGCCCGCCTTTCGTCGGCGTAACGAACATCCCGGCCCGCGCCGCGCTGCTGGCGGCCACCGCGGTTGTCCGGATTGCGTTGTCGTCGATGGGGTCGCCGCTGGCGAGCAGTCTGTAATAGAGCGGACCGGAAACCGCGGACAGGACGGCACGGGGGTCGGTGCCAGGGGGAGCTTCGCCGCGCTGTATCGCGGCCGCGACGCAGGGGGCCCATTCGGTGAGTCGGATGTCGTAGAAGCGGCGCAGCGCGGTGGCGGCGGTCTCGTCGCAGGTGGCGGCGGCGATGACGGCCTGGAACAGCCGCCCTTGGCGCGGGTCGGTCAACGCCGAGGCGACCAGGCGGGCGTTGGCGGTGAGATCGCCGAGCAGCGAACCGGTATCAGCATGCGGCAGCGACTGTTCGGCCATGTCGGCCAGCAGATCTGTGACCAGCCCGGCGGGAGTGCGCCAGCGGCGGTAGACGGTGGTCTTGCCGACCTCGGCGCGCGCCGCGACCTCGGCGAGATCCAGGTGGGCGAAGCCACGTACCGCGAGCAGGTCCCCCGCGACGCGCAGCACGGCCTCACGCACCCGCGCGGTCCGTCCACCAGGGCGAACCGAGCCGGGCGTGGCCTCTTCATGCTCCATAACGGGACTCCAGTTTCATTTACCCGTCAGCAGGTGTACTGTTCGAGTTGTTAACGGAACTATAGACCCTTTTGGGGAGGGCCATCCCGGCCACCCCGGACGGTTGAACACGCATTAGGAGCGGTCCGGTGAACCTGCAGACGGTAGACACACAGATGGAGTACCGGCGGCTCGGCGCGTCAGGCCTGCTCGTCCCGGCCCTGAGCTTCGGCGCGGGCACCTTCGGCGGACGGGGCGAGTTGTTCAGCGCATGGGGCGACACCGACGCCGACCAGGCACGACGGCTGGTCGACATCAGCCTGGACGCGGGTGTCACGATGTTCGACACAGCCGACGTCTACTCCGACGGCGCCTCCGAAGAGGTACTGGGCGCCGCCGTCAAGGGCAGGCGAGATCAGGTGTTGCTGTCCACCAAGGCGACATTGCCGACCGGCCCGGGCCCGCGAGACGCCGGTTCCGGACGAGCCAGGTTGATCGGCGCGGTCGAAGCGTCGCTACGCAGACTGGGCACCGACTACATCGATCTGTTCCAGTTGCATGCCTTCGACGCGGGCACGCCGGTGGAGGAAGTCGTCGCCGCACTGGACGACCTGGTGCGCGCCGGCAAGATCCGCTATGTCGGCGCCTCGAACTTCGCGGGCTGGCAGCTGATGAAATCCCTTGCCGCAGCCGATCGCAACGGCCTGACCAGGTATGTCGCGCACCAGGTCTACTACTCGCTGGTCGGGCGCGACTACGAGTGGGAGCTCATGCCGCTCGGGCGCGACCAGGGCGTGGGCGCGGTCGTCTGGAGCCCGCTGGGCTGGGGCAGGCTCACCGGCAAGATCCGTCGTGGCCGGCCGCTGCCGGAGGGCAGCCGTCTGCACCGGACCGCAGCGGCCGGTCCACCGGTGGATGACGAGAAGCTCTACGACGTGGTCGACGTCCTCGACGAGCTGGCCGCCGAAACCGGTAAGACCATCCCGCAGATCGCCCTGAACTGGCTGCTACGCCGTCCGACTGTCGCGACCGTCATCGTCGGCGCCCGCAACGAGGACCAATTGCGCCAGAACCTCGGCGCCATCGGCTGGGAACTCGACGCCGATCAAATCGCCCGCCTGGACAAAGCCAGCGCCACCACCCCGCCCTACCCCTACTACCCGTACTACCGTCTGCCGGACTTCACCCGCCTGAACCCACCCGCGGTGTGAGCGAACACACTGTCATCCCCCGATCGGCGAGGCCGGTCTCGCCGATCACGAGGACGCGATCCATCGCACACGACAGCGCCGTGCAAGGGCCGTGCAAGGAGCGACCGGCACAGTCGTCGGCATGACTTCTTTCGCACCATATTCAGCGCTCGCCGTGGAGGCAGACGGCCTGGTCAAGGTGTTCGGGGAACAGCGCGCCGTCGACGGTGTGAGCCTGGCGGTGCCGCGGGGCTCGGTGTACGGCGTGCTCGGGCCGAACGGCGCCGGCAAGACGACGACCATCCGGATGCTGGCGACCCTGTTGCGGCCGGATGGCGGCAGCGCCCGGATCTTCGGCCACGACGTGGTCGCGGAGCCGACGGCGGTCCGCTCGCTGCTCGGCGTCACCGGACAGTACGCCTCGGTCGACGAGGACTTGACCGCCACCGAGAACCTGGTCGTCTTCTCCCGCCTGCTCGGCCTGAGCCGGATCGACGCCCGGCGCAAGGCGGTCGAGCTGCTGGAAGAATTCGACCTCGTCGAGGCGGCGGACAAACCGCTGCGGAACTTCTCCGGCGGCATGCGGCGCAGACTCGATCTGGCGGCCAGCCTGATCGCGACGCCGCCGCTGCTGTTCCTGGACGAACCGACCACCGGCCTCGATCCGCGCACTCGCGCCCAGATGTGGGAGACCATCCGCCGCCTGGTCCGTGCGGGAGCGACGGTGCTGCTCACCACGCAGTATCTGGACGAGGCCGATCAGCTGGCCGACCGGATCGCGGTGATCGACCACGGCAAGGTGATCGCCGACGGCACGGCCGACGAACTCAAGGCCTCGGTGGGCGGCTCCTCCCTGCACTTGACCCTGGTCGATCGGGGCCAGGTGGACGAGGCGCGCCGCATCATCGGCGATTTCCTCGGTACCGAAACGCAGATCACCCCGGAGGCGGGACGCCTCACCGCGCCGTTGCCCGACGCCGGTGTCACCGCGGATCTGCTGATCCGCCTGCGCGAGTGGGAGATCGGGGTCGACGAGATCACCGTGAGCAAGCCGAGCCTGGACGAGGTCTTCCTCACCATCACCGGCCACCCGGCCGACGACAGCACCGACGAGTCCGAGAGGAGCGCGGCATGAGCGGTCAGGCCCGGCGCAGCGTAACCACGCAGGACCCCGCGCATGCCGACGATAGACACAGCATGAGCGTCTGGCCCGCAGGCGGCAGCCTGCGAGACCACGGAGGGCCTGCGCATGCCGACGAAGGACACAGGATGACCACGATCACCGCGACCGAGACCGCGGCGCCGACACCGATTCTCGAAGTGAGCAACCGGATTCCGATCGGGCAGGCGGTGGCGAACTCGTTCACCATGGCCTACCGCGGCCTGCTGAAGATCAAGCACAAGCCCGAGCAGCTGTTCGACGTCACGATTCAGCCGATCCTGTTCACCGCATTGTTCGCCTACATCTTCGGTGGCGCCATCGGCGGCAGTGTGCGGGACTACCTGCCGACCCTGATCCCCGGCATCCTGGTGCAGACGGTGGTGCTCACGTCGGTCGTCACCGGCACCCAGTTGCGCGAGGACATGGACAAGGGCGTTTTCGACCGCTTCAAATCCCTTCCGATCGCCCGCATCTCGGCCCTGGCCGGGGCGCTGATCGCGGACATGGTTCGCTACGTCATCGCGACCGTGCTGACCGTCGTCGTCGGTCTGTGCATCGGCTATCGGCCGGAGGGCGGGGTGGTCGGCGTCGTCGCGGCGGGTCTGGTCATCGTGGCGTGCTCGTTCGCGATCAGCTGGATCTGGGCGCTGGTCGGGGTCACCGGCAAGAGCGCGGCAGGCGTGCAGGGTATCTCGATGATGATCATGTTCCCGCTGACCTTCATGTCCGGCGCCTTCGCGCTGGTGAGCACCATGCCGGGGTGGATGCAGGGGCTCAACCACGCGAACCCCGTGTACTACATGGTGAACGCGTGCCGTGGGCTGATGAACGGCGGCGGGTTCGGCGGCGACCTGGCTTGGTCGCTGATCGGCTCACTGGTCGTGATCTCGATCTTCGCCCCGCTCACCGTCAAGGCGTACATGCGACGGGCATGAAGTGCGCGAACATCGGCACACCGGGGGACCGCGGTCGCCCGTGTGCCGTCGTGCCGTCGAGGACTACTCGGAGGTCGACGTGGCGGCCGAAAGCAGCGAGGGGTTCGGCACACGGGGTACGCCAGACACTCGGCGTTCGGTCGTGTGGGTGAGGCTCTTTCGAGGGTCCAGGTAGCCGCCGAAAGCACCGAACCGATCAGCGCGTAGCACGTCGTTCATTGGTCTTGCCTGCGCTCTGCAAGAGGCTCTCGCCACAGGTTCCGGCGTCGCGAAAGACACCGCGGTCAGCGAGCGTCGTTCAGCTCCTGGATCATCCGCATGATCCGGTTGGCAGAGTCTCTGCGGCGCAGGTGGCCGACCCGGTCGCGCTCCTGGCCGACCCGCTCGGCGCCGAGGGTCGCGACCGCGGCGTCCCGGTGCCGGTCCCAGCGCATTGTGGGAAAGTCCTGGCGGCAGAACACATTCGGAGCCAGGGCGAGCAGCTCGATACCACGCGGGACGTCAAGGCCGACAGCGATGAGATACGAGCCGATGGCGCAGGCGACGGCACCGATCTGCGGCAGGTCCTGGTACTGCGTCATCATCGGCACCATGAGCTCGGCCAGCTCGGCGGCCAGGGCCGCGCCGGTATCGGCCGCACCGTAGAGCACCTTCGCGTCGAGCGCCGCCGCAGCGAGCATCAGTGCGCCGGGCCCCGGCCCGAGCGCCTGGTCCGGCCAGCCGAACAGTTCCAGTGCGCGCTGGTAGCGAGCGAAACCCTCCGCTATGTCGCCCGCCGCGAACGCCACCTCGGCTGAACTCTGCATGACGGTGGACAGCAGGCGGTTCCGCCCGCCGGTCGCGCCATCCAGGTCCGGGGTGCCGAACGCGAGCTCGAGTTCCCGCTCGGCCTGCGCCAGCTCGCCGATGCCGACCAGCGAAGCCACCAGCAGGCTGCGGATCTCCACGGTGTCCTCGTAAGCGCCGAGCCGCTGCAGCAGCTCGAGCGAACGGCGGTAGTAGGTCACCGATTCCGCGTACTGCGCGATCTGGCCGCAGACCTGGCCGAGGTGCCTGCACACCATGGCCACGCTCCAGACGTTGTTGTGCCCGAAGGCATCCAGCGCCCTGATCGCGTCGACGGTCGAGCCGCGCACGTCGCCGAGATTCTCCCGGATGTTGGCGCGCAACAGCAGCGCGGCGGCCATGGTCTCCGGATCGCCCGACCACACCGCGTCGGCGATCAGCCTGCCGAGTCCGCGTCCGTCGGCCCTGGTGAGCACGACACGGCCGGTGAAGCTATTGGTCTCGGTGAGATCGGCGCCCGCACGGAACAAACGACGCACTTTCAGGCGCAGCCGGGCGAGTTCGCGGGCGCTCCCGCCAATGTAGGTGAGATGCAAGAACATCATCTCGTAGGTGGTGAGCACCAGGTCGGCGCGCGGAGCGTCCGGACCGAAGTCGGGCGCATCCAATTCGACTACCCGCTCCGCCCAATTGACCACCTCCATGTGCGAGCCGCGGATCACCCACAACATGGCGACGACGGGGAAGACCGTGTACGCCGTCGCCGCGTGCCGCCGTTCGAGCGCGCAGCGCAGCGCCGCGAGCAGGTTGTCCAGCTCCGCCGCCACCGAGAGCGCGAGGTGAACCTGATCGCCGGTCATATACCGGCGCGCGACGTCGTCGGCATAGTCCTCGGCCCACCGCATCATTCGGGTGTCGACCGCTTCCGGCTCGCCCGCGACACCGGTCGATCGCTCTTCGCCGAATTCTCGAACGGTCTCCAGCATCCGGTACCGGATGCCGATCACCTCGTCGTCCAACACGGTGAGCAGCGACTGGTTGACCAGGCCGTCGACAGCAGCGGCGACATCCTCCAGGTCAGCTCCACTCGCCACCGCCTCGGCGGCCGACAGCGTGAAACCGGCGGGAAATCGGCACAATCGGCGCAGCGCCACCTGCTGTTCGTCGTCGAGCAGGTTCCAGCTCCAGTCGATCACCGCGTGCAGCGTGCGGTGCCGCTCGGGCGAGCTGCGGTCGCCGTGGCGCAGCAGCGCGAACCGGTCGGCCAGCCGTTCGTTGATCTCCTCGACGCTCATCACCCGCACCCGAGCGGCGGCCAGCTCGATGGCCAACGGCAGCCCGTCGAGGGTGTGGCAGAGCTGGGCTACGACGTCCGGGTCGAGCCGGACGGCGGGCCGCACCGCCCTGGCTCGCGCGGCGAACAGCTCGGTCGCGGGCGAGCCCGCCGCGTCGATGGTCAAGGGCGGCAATGGGTACACGGTCTCCGCGGTGATCGTCAGCGGTGATCGGCTCGTGGTGAGCACGGTCAGCCGGTTCGCGACGCCGATCAGGTCGGCGACCACCACTGCGACGGCGTCGATCAGGTGCTCGCAGTTGTCCAGGATGAGCAGCATCGAACGGGCCGACACCGCGTCCTGCAGCCGTCTGCGCGCGTCGATGGTCTGTCCGGAACGCAGTGCCGCCGTGTCGAAGGTGACATCGCTGAGCCCGAGCACCGCGGCGATCGCCGCCTCGACCTCGACCCTGGCGTCGGCGCTGTCGGCGCGCACCGAAGCCAGCTCGACCAGCACAACCGGCCGCGCGCCTGCTACGCGGGTACCGAGCTCGTTGGCAATCCTGGTCTTTCCCGCACCGCCTGGGCCGAGCACGGTCACCACCCGGGAATCGCGCAGCAGGTCGGCGAGCGCGGCGAGATCGGCCGCACGGCCGAGCAGCGCATTGGGCGCGGCACGCAACCCGATGGCGGCGGGCAGCGGTTCCGCGGCGATTCCAGCCGCAACCGCCGGTACGGTAGGTAGTTCTGCGCCGATACCTGCCGCAGCTGTCGGCTCGGGTGCGAAACCATTCCTGGAGCCGCCGACCGCCGCAGACACACCCGTGTAGCTCGGCTGCGCCGCGGCGCGGCCTGCCTGCTCCCCCCGCAGGATCGCGGTGTGCACTGCGACAAGTGCCGGTCCCGGGTCCGTGCCGAGTCGCCCGACCAGCCGGGAACGGAAGGCCGCGAAGGATTCCAGCGCCTCGTTGGCTCGCCCTGCCGCGGCGAGCAGGCGCATCAGGGTCTGCTGCGCGGGCTCGTCCAATGGGTCGGCGGCGGCTCGGCGGCGGGCCAGACGCAGTGCGCCGTCGATGTCACCGCCGTCCTGGCGCGCGGTCAGCTCGAGATCGTCGAGTTCGGTGAGCAGGCGCCCGGCCGTGGCGCGCAGGTCGTCGGCCAGGTCACCGGAGGGCAGGTCGGCTCCGGGTTCGCCGCGCCACAGCGCCCGCGCCTGCCCGATCGCCGCGAGGCACCCGGCTGGATCGTCCTCCGTGTGGCACCGGCGAGCCGCTCGCACCCATTCTCCAGCCAAGGTCACATCGACTTGCTCGGCACCGACCGTCAGCCGGTAGCCCGCGGGGCCGATCTCCAGCGCGCCCTCCGGCAGCGCCGCTCGCAGCCGAGAGACCTGGGTGTGCAGCGCGTTCATCGGCGACCGCGGCGGCTGTTCGCCCCAGACGTCATCGATCAAGGTTTGCGCGCTGCGGCTGCGCCCCGGCCGCATGGCCAGCGCCGCCAGCAGGAGCCGGGAGCGCGCACCGGGCAGCGGCGTCAGCACACCGGCACGGCGCAGCGCCACCTCGCCCAGCAAGGCCACCACGACCGATTCGCCTGCGGGCGTCGTCACTGCTCGATTGTGGCCGTGTGGGCCGTTGTGCTCCGGAAACATCCCGCGGTCATCGTAAGTGAGCACGCCCGGCCGGGCCGACACGATTCTTTTGCCGCCATTCCGGGTGCTCGGTCGCTTAGGCTCACCGCATGGCTGAGTTCGAGGTGGTCCGGTCGGCCGTGATCACGGCCGAACCCGCGCGAGTGCACGCGCTGATCAACGATTTTCACGAATGGGTCAACTGGTCGCCATGGGAGGGCCTCGACCCGCAGTTGCAGCGCAGTTATTCCGGCGCGGACTCCGGTATCGGCGCACGCTACGCCTGGAGCGGGAACCGGAAGGCGGGTGCGGGCAACATGGAAATCGTCAGCAGCACCGAGCGCCAGATCGGGGTGCGCCTGGAATTCCTGAAGCCGATGAAGGCCACCAACCAGGTGATCTTCGTCTTGGACCCGGTCGAGACCGGCACCGAGGTGACCTGGCGGATGACCGGACAGCAGACCGGTCTGATGGGCTTTATCGGCAAGCTCATCCCGATGGACAGATTCGTCGGCCGGGACTTCGAGAAGGGGCTCGCCCAGCTGCAGCAGGTGGCGACGGACGGAACGGCCTGATCGCCGCGCGCGCACAATGCGTACCTCCGCCTTCGCTCCGGCCGTGCGCAGGCTGAAGACGGACTACGTCCGACAGCGCCCACTATGCGTACCTCCTGCCTTCGCTCCGGCCGTGCGCGGGCTGAAGACGGACTACGTCCGACTGCGCCCATTATGCTGCGGACATGGCTACTGCAGCGCAATGGATCGAGGGCGCCCGACCGCGTACCCTGCCGAACGCGATCGCCCCTGTGCTCGCCGGGACCGGCGCCGCCGCGTCCATCGACGGGGCGGTGTGGTGGAAAGCGATTCTCGCGCTGCTGGTTTCGCTGGCGCTGATCGTCGGCGTCAATTACGCCAATGACTACTCCGACGGTATCCGCGGCACCGATGACGTCCGAGTCGGCCCCGTGCGCCTGGTCGGGCAGAAACTGGCCTCCCCCGCCGCGGTGAAGAATGCCGCGATCGCCAGCCTCGTCGTCGGCGCGATCTTCGGTCTGGTGCTCGTCGCCACCAGCGCGTGGTGGCTGCTGCTGATCGGCGCGGCCTGCCTGGCGGGAGCCTGGTACTACACCGGAGGCAGCAAGCCCTACGGTTACAGCGGATTCGGCGAGCTGGCGGTGTTCGTCTTCTTCGGGCTGATCGGCGTGCTCGGCACCCAGTTCGTGCAGGCGAACCGGATCGACTGGGTGGGCGCGCTGCTCGCGGTATCGGTGGGCGCGTTCTCCAGCGCCGTGCTCGTCGCGAACAACCTGCGCGACATCCCCACCGACACCGAGTCCGGGAAGGTCACTCTCGCGGTGAAACTCGGCGACCCCCGCACCCGTACCCTGCATCTCGTACTGCTCGCGGTGCCGTTCGTCGCGACGCTGGTCCTGGTCGCCCGCACGCCCTTGGCGCTGGCCGGGCTGGTCGCCATTCCGCTGGCCATACGCGCCAACGCGCCGGTGCGCGGCGGCAAGGGCGGCCTGGAACTGATTCCCGCGTTGCGCGATTCCGGTCTCGCCTTGCTCGCCTGGTCGGCGATAACCGCACTCGCAGTCGGGTTGTGTCAGTAGTCAGTAAACCTGGGTTGCTACCCACAGCAACCACAGTGGCCCCACTCCCGCTTTCGAGCGAAGCGAGACCGAGCATCCCCCGTTCGCGGCCCGGCTCGCGTCCGAGCGGCCGCCGCGTCCGCGACGAAGTCGCCAGCGGCGGTCGCTCGGACGCGAGCCACAAGGGGGCCGCGAACACGCAGCGCCGCAGGCGCTGCCGAAGACGCGGCGAAAATATCAGTCCTCGTCCGGGACCAGGATGCCGAGCACCCAGTTCACGAGCGAGACGATGACGCCGCCGAACAGCGCGGCCCAGAAGCCCTCGACGCGCAAGCCGTAGTCGGTGAACGCGTCGGTGATCTCGGCGGTCAGCCAGAGCATGAGCGCGTTGATCAGGAGCAGGAACAGGCCGAGCGTGACGATCACCAGCGGCAGCGACAGCAGCTTGACGATTGGCTTGACCAGCGCGTTCACCACCGTGAACACCGCGGCCACCGCGAGCACGACGCCGATCTTCGCGGCGGTGCCCCCTTCGGGGGCGAGGATGTCGATGTTGTCGACCCAGAAGGCGGCCAGCCAGATGGCGACCGCGTTGATGACCAACCGAATCACAAGCTGCATGGGCCAATGCTAGGCCCGAGAAGCGGACTTGCGCCGACTTACAACGTGATCCGCGGCGGCGCACGTCCGCGGGCTCAGGCGGCACGGTCGAGCAGTGCGTGCACTTTGGGGCGCAAGCCGTGGATCGCGTCATCGCCGCCGAACAGACGCATGGTCGTTCGGTTCGGCGCCCGCAGGATGCCGAGCAGCACGTGACCGGATTCGATGGACTTGTCCTTGCGGCTGAGCGCCTCGCGCAGCGCGAGCTCGAGCACCTTCTTCGCGTCCCTGGTGAACGGGATGTGCCCGCCGCGGCCCCAGCCGAACGGTCCGCGCGGCGGTTCCGGTTCGGCGCGGTCGAGCGCGTCCTCGCCGAAATGGGCCTCCAGCGACTCGCGCACGGCGTCGAGATCGATGCCGATGGAGCGCAGCGCCTCAGCGTCCTCGGCGCCGAGCGGGTCACCCTCGCCCTTCTCCGACAGCATGCGGCGCACGCCCTCGTGGGTGAGCCCGGCCTCCGCGAGCAGCGCCGTCAGCTCGGGCTCGCCCTGCGAAAGCAGACCGAGCAGCACGTGCTCCACCTCGATATTCGACGCGCGCAGCGCACGCGCGTCTTCCTGGGCGATGACGACCGCCATTCTCGCCGACCTGCTGAACCGTTCGAACATCAGCGGCTCCTGCCTTTCCGGTTGTATTTCTGGTGGACTGCCTGCTTGCTGACCTCGAGCGCTTCGGCGATCGCCTGCCAGGACCAGCCCTGGGCACGGGCATTGGCCACTTGGATCGCTTCGAGACGTTCGAGCAGCCGTCGCAGCGCGAGCACCGCACGCAGTCCGACCTTGGGGTCGGGGCTGCCCGCGGCGGCCGCCAGGGTGGTTGCTTCCGTCATGCGTCAATTTTGATTGACGTCAGCCAGTGTTGTCAACAAAAATTGACGATGCGTGACGCGGTGTAGCCCATTTCCGCCATGGGCGAACAACGAACAGCCCCTGCGGCAATGAGCAGCCTGACCAGCCGCGCCGCGGGGAACCTTCGACTTCGCGGTGTCCGGATACCCGGCACCGGGTAAGGGCCGAAGCCGCTCAGGCGTCCCAGATCCCGGTCGCCAGGAACTTGTCCAAGATCGCGGTCGGCTCGGCGAGGCTCAAACCCTGGGACGCGACCCAGTCGTCATCGAAATACGTTCCCGCGTAACGATCGCCACCGTCGCACAGCAGCGTGACCACACTGCCGCTGCGTCCTGCGGCGATCATCTCCGCGATGAGGGCGAAGACCCCCCACAAGTTGGTTCCGGTCGATCCACCGAGACGGCGGCCCAGCCGAGCGCTCGCATATCGCGCGGCCGCGATGGAGGCCGCGTCGGGCACTTCGAGCATCCGGTCGACCACCTGCCCGACGAACGACGGCTCGACCCGGGGACGGCCGATCCCCTCGATGCGCGAGGGCATTCCGGTCTGGTAGGCGGCATCGCCGGTCTCGTAACCGCCGTAGAAGGCGGAGTTCTCCGGATCGACAACGGCCAGTTTCGTTGCGTGCCTGCGGTAACGGATATAGCGGCCGATGGTGGCGCTGGTGCCGCCGGTTCCCGCGCCGACCACGATCCACTCCGGCACCGGATGAGTCTCCAACGCCATCTGCTCGAAGATCGATTCGGCGATGTTGTTGTTGCCGCGCCAATCGGTGGCCCGCTCGGCGTGCGTGAACTGGTCCATGTAGTGACCGCCGCATTCCGCCGCCAAGCGGGCCGCCTCGGTGTACATGTCCGGCGGGCGCTGCACGAAATGACAGCGGCCACCCT carries:
- a CDS encoding TIGR03086 family metal-binding protein, with the protein product MTPEFDFEPAATALETVVVRIADDQLTLPTPCADTTVRDLLVHVVDLTEAFRQAATKESVGGSVAPNTSTDRPLVPDWRSRIPAQSRALVSAWREAAAWDGATEAGGVTMPASVMAMVALDELVIHCWDLAKATGQEPRHAPADLAVLVEFLADTPPEGTPGLFGPVVPIPAEAPALHRVLGLTGRDPVWTP
- a CDS encoding TetR/AcrR family transcriptional regulator; amino-acid sequence: MEHEEATPGSVRPGGRTARVREAVLRVAGDLLAVRGFAHLDLAEVAARAEVGKTTVYRRWRTPAGLVTDLLADMAEQSLPHADTGSLLGDLTANARLVASALTDPRQGRLFQAVIAAATCDETAATALRRFYDIRLTEWAPCVAAAIQRGEAPPGTDPRAVLSAVSGPLYYRLLASGDPIDDNAIRTTAVAASSAARAGMFVTPTKGGQQTALT
- a CDS encoding aldo/keto reductase, whose translation is MEYRRLGASGLLVPALSFGAGTFGGRGELFSAWGDTDADQARRLVDISLDAGVTMFDTADVYSDGASEEVLGAAVKGRRDQVLLSTKATLPTGPGPRDAGSGRARLIGAVEASLRRLGTDYIDLFQLHAFDAGTPVEEVVAALDDLVRAGKIRYVGASNFAGWQLMKSLAAADRNGLTRYVAHQVYYSLVGRDYEWELMPLGRDQGVGAVVWSPLGWGRLTGKIRRGRPLPEGSRLHRTAAAGPPVDDEKLYDVVDVLDELAAETGKTIPQIALNWLLRRPTVATVIVGARNEDQLRQNLGAIGWELDADQIARLDKASATTPPYPYYPYYRLPDFTRLNPPAV
- a CDS encoding ATP-binding cassette domain-containing protein — encoded protein: MTSFAPYSALAVEADGLVKVFGEQRAVDGVSLAVPRGSVYGVLGPNGAGKTTTIRMLATLLRPDGGSARIFGHDVVAEPTAVRSLLGVTGQYASVDEDLTATENLVVFSRLLGLSRIDARRKAVELLEEFDLVEAADKPLRNFSGGMRRRLDLAASLIATPPLLFLDEPTTGLDPRTRAQMWETIRRLVRAGATVLLTTQYLDEADQLADRIAVIDHGKVIADGTADELKASVGGSSLHLTLVDRGQVDEARRIIGDFLGTETQITPEAGRLTAPLPDAGVTADLLIRLREWEIGVDEITVSKPSLDEVFLTITGHPADDSTDESERSAA
- a CDS encoding ABC transporter permease, encoding MTTITATETAAPTPILEVSNRIPIGQAVANSFTMAYRGLLKIKHKPEQLFDVTIQPILFTALFAYIFGGAIGGSVRDYLPTLIPGILVQTVVLTSVVTGTQLREDMDKGVFDRFKSLPIARISALAGALIADMVRYVIATVLTVVVGLCIGYRPEGGVVGVVAAGLVIVACSFAISWIWALVGVTGKSAAGVQGISMMIMFPLTFMSGAFALVSTMPGWMQGLNHANPVYYMVNACRGLMNGGGFGGDLAWSLIGSLVVISIFAPLTVKAYMRRA
- a CDS encoding AfsR/SARP family transcriptional regulator, translated to MTTPAGESVVVALLGEVALRRAGVLTPLPGARSRLLLAALAMRPGRSRSAQTLIDDVWGEQPPRSPMNALHTQVSRLRAALPEGALEIGPAGYRLTVGAEQVDVTLAGEWVRAARRCHTEDDPAGCLAAIGQARALWRGEPGADLPSGDLADDLRATAGRLLTELDDLELTARQDGGDIDGALRLARRRAAADPLDEPAQQTLMRLLAAAGRANEALESFAAFRSRLVGRLGTDPGPALVAVHTAILRGEQAGRAAAQPSYTGVSAAVGGSRNGFAPEPTAAAGIGAELPTVPAVAAGIAAEPLPAAIGLRAAPNALLGRAADLAALADLLRDSRVVTVLGPGGAGKTRIANELGTRVAGARPVVLVELASVRADSADARVEVEAAIAAVLGLSDVTFDTAALRSGQTIDARRRLQDAVSARSMLLILDNCEHLIDAVAVVVADLIGVANRLTVLTTSRSPLTITAETVYPLPPLTIDAAGSPATELFAARARAVRPAVRLDPDVVAQLCHTLDGLPLAIELAAARVRVMSVEEINERLADRFALLRHGDRSSPERHRTLHAVIDWSWNLLDDEQQVALRRLCRFPAGFTLSAAEAVASGADLEDVAAAVDGLVNQSLLTVLDDEVIGIRYRMLETVREFGEERSTGVAGEPEAVDTRMMRWAEDYADDVARRYMTGDQVHLALSVAAELDNLLAALRCALERRHAATAYTVFPVVAMLWVIRGSHMEVVNWAERVVELDAPDFGPDAPRADLVLTTYEMMFLHLTYIGGSARELARLRLKVRRLFRAGADLTETNSFTGRVVLTRADGRGLGRLIADAVWSGDPETMAAALLLRANIRENLGDVRGSTVDAIRALDAFGHNNVWSVAMVCRHLGQVCGQIAQYAESVTYYRRSLELLQRLGAYEDTVEIRSLLVASLVGIGELAQAERELELAFGTPDLDGATGGRNRLLSTVMQSSAEVAFAAGDIAEGFARYQRALELFGWPDQALGPGPGALMLAAAALDAKVLYGAADTGAALAAELAELMVPMMTQYQDLPQIGAVACAIGSYLIAVGLDVPRGIELLALAPNVFCRQDFPTMRWDRHRDAAVATLGAERVGQERDRVGHLRRRDSANRIMRMIQELNDAR
- a CDS encoding SRPBCC family protein; translation: MAEFEVVRSAVITAEPARVHALINDFHEWVNWSPWEGLDPQLQRSYSGADSGIGARYAWSGNRKAGAGNMEIVSSTERQIGVRLEFLKPMKATNQVIFVLDPVETGTEVTWRMTGQQTGLMGFIGKLIPMDRFVGRDFEKGLAQLQQVATDGTA
- a CDS encoding 1,4-dihydroxy-2-naphthoate polyprenyltransferase, whose amino-acid sequence is MATAAQWIEGARPRTLPNAIAPVLAGTGAAASIDGAVWWKAILALLVSLALIVGVNYANDYSDGIRGTDDVRVGPVRLVGQKLASPAAVKNAAIASLVVGAIFGLVLVATSAWWLLLIGAACLAGAWYYTGGSKPYGYSGFGELAVFVFFGLIGVLGTQFVQANRIDWVGALLAVSVGAFSSAVLVANNLRDIPTDTESGKVTLAVKLGDPRTRTLHLVLLAVPFVATLVLVARTPLALAGLVAIPLAIRANAPVRGGKGGLELIPALRDSGLALLAWSAITALAVGLCQ
- a CDS encoding phage holin family protein, with the translated sequence MQLVIRLVINAVAIWLAAFWVDNIDILAPEGGTAAKIGVVLAVAAVFTVVNALVKPIVKLLSLPLVIVTLGLFLLLINALMLWLTAEITDAFTDYGLRVEGFWAALFGGVIVSLVNWVLGILVPDED